Proteins co-encoded in one Kribbella qitaiheensis genomic window:
- a CDS encoding glycoside hydrolase family 53 protein, producing the protein MRLARKAAVLLAGGSLICGVGIARADASAAVLRNGDFEAGLSGWQVTGTRTAAKTETGDTGAQLAHRSADRFAVSTSQNVVGLSRGWWTFAAYVRTGGLIGATTISLQGCGSDRYAVAPVTAQDQAWVRVAVSALVTSSRCTVRLTTKGGPGDWATFNRLTLSPGRVTRAIRGADLSSLAKNEDFGAVYRTADGRRGDAVRILADAGANLGRLKVWVDPADGYNTTSQVVATARRIKKAHQKLLVDFHYSDRWTDPGSQTMPAAWQGLTAPQVATKVYEHTHQVLTALKAAGITADYVQIGNEINPGMLWPLGQTWDVNPDDEVVGAQWDNLASFLKAGQRAVKAVDPRTQILLHLTNINNGVDSLTWWFDNVVSRGVPFDVIGLSYYGYWHGSLADLQAAISTLSARYDRDVLVVETAYPFTLADDADAPYPNIIDLDSELVPGYPATPQGQAAAFRSVQDAVAAAPGGRGIGTVYWEPAWTAAAGNGWDPADPTSGNAWENQALFDFHDRLLPAAHDFAPDPPR; encoded by the coding sequence CGGAATGGGGACTTCGAGGCCGGCCTGTCGGGCTGGCAGGTCACCGGCACACGCACCGCCGCGAAGACAGAGACCGGTGACACCGGCGCTCAGCTGGCACATCGCTCAGCGGACCGCTTCGCCGTCAGCACCAGTCAGAACGTGGTCGGGTTGTCCCGTGGTTGGTGGACGTTCGCCGCCTACGTCAGGACCGGCGGCCTGATCGGAGCGACGACGATCAGCCTGCAGGGATGCGGCAGTGACCGGTACGCCGTCGCGCCGGTGACCGCCCAGGACCAGGCGTGGGTCCGGGTGGCCGTCTCGGCGCTGGTGACCAGCTCGCGCTGCACGGTGCGCCTGACGACCAAAGGTGGTCCTGGCGACTGGGCTACCTTCAACCGGCTGACACTGAGTCCCGGCCGGGTCACCAGGGCGATCCGGGGTGCGGATCTGTCCAGCCTGGCGAAGAACGAGGACTTCGGCGCCGTCTACCGCACCGCCGACGGCCGCCGTGGTGACGCAGTACGGATCCTGGCCGATGCGGGCGCGAACCTCGGCCGGCTCAAGGTCTGGGTCGACCCGGCCGACGGGTACAACACCACCTCGCAGGTCGTCGCCACCGCGCGCCGGATCAAGAAGGCGCATCAGAAACTCCTGGTGGACTTCCACTACTCCGACCGCTGGACCGATCCCGGCAGCCAGACGATGCCGGCGGCCTGGCAGGGCCTCACCGCTCCGCAGGTCGCCACGAAGGTCTACGAGCACACGCACCAGGTTCTCACCGCGCTGAAGGCGGCAGGGATCACTGCCGATTACGTCCAGATCGGCAACGAGATCAATCCGGGCATGCTGTGGCCGCTCGGGCAGACCTGGGACGTCAACCCGGACGACGAGGTGGTGGGAGCGCAGTGGGACAACCTCGCCTCGTTCCTCAAGGCGGGTCAGCGGGCGGTGAAGGCCGTCGACCCCAGGACCCAGATCCTGTTGCACCTGACGAACATCAACAACGGCGTCGACTCGCTGACCTGGTGGTTCGACAACGTCGTGAGCCGGGGTGTGCCGTTCGACGTCATCGGCTTGTCCTACTACGGCTACTGGCACGGCAGTCTCGCCGATCTCCAGGCGGCGATCAGCACGCTGTCGGCCCGCTACGACCGCGACGTACTGGTGGTCGAAACCGCCTACCCGTTCACGCTGGCGGATGACGCCGACGCACCGTACCCGAACATCATCGACCTCGATTCCGAGCTGGTGCCCGGCTACCCGGCTACCCCGCAAGGTCAGGCAGCGGCGTTCCGCTCAGTACAGGACGCCGTCGCCGCGGCACCGGGTGGGCGCGGAATCGGCACCGTCTACTGGGAGCCCGCCTGGACCGCCGCCGCCGGCAACGGCTGGGACCCGGCCGACCCCACCTCAGGCAACGCCTGGGAGAACCAGGCCCTCTTCGATTTCCACGACAGGCTGCTCCCCGCCGCCCACGACTTCGCCCCGGACCCACCCCGCTAA
- a CDS encoding glycoside hydrolase family 53 protein, translating to MSTRKVTILGALLVTVLAATGTTASADAQVTSTLSMRGADVSSLQRGIEVGAKYYTSAGVAADPLEVLKSAGVNYVRLRIWNNPVSGYNNLAKVLTYAKTVKAKGFKLLVDFHYSDTWADPGKQAKPAAWASHGISALTTDVYNYTYNVCNSLKAQGTTPDSVQIGNEINVGMLWNDGKVVNNDFTNLSNLLKSGYNATKACNSGTQVIIHTADADSDSNARWFYDGITAKGVNWDITGLSYYCNWHGTMSNLTSVVSDVRTRYAKPVILAETAAPFTLANADSTSNSINSACSGYAATWTGQGAAFTAVQNAAKAGGAIGVFYWEPTWIATTGNGWDPADINGSGDGWDNMAVFNWTGVFNSAVRWIS from the coding sequence ATGTCCACCAGGAAAGTCACGATTCTGGGAGCACTGCTGGTGACAGTGCTCGCAGCAACAGGGACGACAGCAAGTGCCGATGCGCAGGTCACCAGCACGCTGTCCATGCGAGGGGCTGACGTGTCCTCGTTGCAGCGCGGCATCGAGGTAGGCGCGAAGTACTACACGTCCGCCGGCGTGGCGGCCGATCCGCTTGAGGTGCTGAAGTCGGCCGGCGTCAACTACGTCAGACTGCGGATCTGGAACAACCCCGTGAGCGGCTACAACAATCTGGCCAAGGTGTTGACCTACGCCAAGACCGTCAAGGCCAAAGGATTCAAACTCCTCGTCGACTTCCACTACTCAGACACCTGGGCGGACCCTGGCAAACAAGCCAAGCCGGCCGCTTGGGCAAGCCACGGCATCAGCGCGCTGACCACCGATGTCTACAACTACACGTACAACGTCTGCAACAGCCTCAAGGCGCAGGGCACCACACCCGACAGCGTGCAGATCGGCAACGAGATCAACGTCGGCATGCTGTGGAACGACGGCAAGGTCGTCAACAACGACTTCACCAATCTCAGCAACCTGCTGAAGTCCGGCTACAACGCGACCAAGGCCTGCAACAGCGGGACCCAGGTGATCATCCACACCGCCGACGCCGACAGCGACTCGAACGCACGATGGTTCTACGACGGCATCACCGCGAAGGGCGTCAACTGGGACATCACCGGTCTGTCGTACTACTGCAACTGGCACGGCACGATGTCCAACCTGACCAGCGTGGTCTCGGATGTCCGGACCCGTTACGCCAAGCCGGTGATCCTGGCAGAGACAGCAGCGCCGTTCACGCTCGCGAATGCCGACAGCACCTCGAACAGCATCAACTCGGCCTGCTCGGGCTACGCGGCGACCTGGACCGGTCAAGGAGCAGCGTTCACCGCTGTCCAGAACGCGGCCAAGGCGGGCGGCGCGATCGGGGTCTTCTACTGGGAACCGACCTGGATCGCCACCACCGGCAACGGCTGGGATCCCGCCGACATCAACGGATCCGGCGACGGCTGGGACAACATGGCCGTCTTCAACTGGACGGGCGTCTTCAACTCCGCCGTCCGATGGATCTCCTGA